Proteins from a single region of Chloroherpeton thalassium ATCC 35110:
- a CDS encoding DUF2279 domain-containing protein: protein MIFLTNSAHAFEKHYFCDSEPDNATYAFRKLGERHFLPGSFFVWPVSQDSLLQVGSANTEALPSPIDYKEIALKNDRWFGHDKLLHFSYSFVFTVGLKTLGDNLLGFDQSAATISGAGLTFFLGFGKEVNDNRNPRNIFSVKDLVADVLGIAAGILFLQLF, encoded by the coding sequence ATGATTTTCCTTACAAATTCCGCACATGCTTTCGAGAAGCACTATTTCTGCGATTCTGAGCCTGATAACGCAACTTATGCTTTTAGAAAACTTGGCGAACGGCATTTTTTGCCTGGCTCTTTTTTCGTTTGGCCGGTTTCTCAAGATAGCCTGCTACAAGTCGGCAGCGCCAACACAGAAGCGCTTCCGTCGCCAATTGACTACAAAGAAATCGCGCTAAAAAACGATCGATGGTTTGGCCACGATAAACTTTTGCATTTCAGCTATTCATTCGTTTTTACCGTTGGGCTGAAAACGCTTGGCGACAATTTGCTTGGCTTTGATCAAAGTGCAGCAACAATCTCAGGCGCAGGCCTAACGTTTTTTCTCGGATTTGGCAAAGAAGTAAACGACAATAGAAATCCAAGAAATATCTTCAGCGTTAAAGACTTAGTTGCTGATGTGCTGGGAATTGCAGCGGGGATTTTATTTCTCCAATTATTTTAA
- a CDS encoding single-stranded DNA-binding protein: MARGLNKVMLIGNLGTDPDLRVTPNGHSVANFSLATNESFKDSTGEFRERTEWHRIVVWGKLADISKQYLRKGKQVYIEGKLQTRSWDDQKSGEKRYMTEIVCTELVMLGSAQGGGMPDPSYYPPQGDYYGSPSPQYNAPNTSSQASNYSSAPPQQSNAGSNMPSEPEKDDLPF, from the coding sequence ATGGCAAGAGGTTTAAATAAAGTGATGCTTATCGGCAATCTTGGAACAGACCCGGATCTACGAGTTACACCTAACGGTCATTCTGTTGCAAATTTTAGTCTTGCGACTAATGAAAGTTTTAAAGATAGCACAGGAGAATTTAGGGAACGCACTGAATGGCATCGCATTGTTGTTTGGGGAAAATTAGCGGACATCAGCAAGCAATACTTGAGAAAAGGAAAGCAAGTTTATATCGAAGGAAAGCTTCAAACAAGAAGTTGGGATGATCAAAAAAGTGGCGAAAAGCGCTATATGACAGAAATTGTTTGTACTGAATTAGTCATGTTAGGCTCCGCACAAGGAGGCGGTATGCCTGACCCATCTTACTATCCGCCTCAAGGAGATTACTATGGTAGCCCATCACCTCAATATAATGCACCGAATACTTCATCGCAGGCATCAAATTATAGCTCAGCGCCACCGCAACAGTCAAATGCCGGCTCCAATATGCCATCTGAGCCAGAAAAAGATGACTTACCGTTCTAA
- the ptsP gene encoding phosphoenolpyruvate--protein phosphotransferase, producing MKGTEQIHENGTDAKVEELVFHGHGASKGIAIGNAFVFRREKITPESRTLPKSQVEHELSRLQTALERSEKELRKIEAVTVRKLGEIFSDIFSAQIMMLHDEVLISRIRGRICEELQYADAIVDQEISIYQEMMLASDDMAFRERATDIEDLKERIIRNLHSGSITSRVDEDSIVISSMLTPADVVLFSRQNVMGCATDGGGLTSHVSLICRSLNIPMVVGLHNISEKVHTGQPVILDGISGTVFVNPTPERLEEYMRRKERVEEMASRLTEFAEKDTYTKCGKRVHIYSNIDFKEELSVMEKYGSEGVGLYRSESLFVSRGKAPSEEEQYNYYKDLAACLAPKPLTIRLFDVGGDKLLVSSYKEQNPNLGWRGIRVLIDVPDILENQVRAMLRANVHGNIKMLLPMIASMEEVFLIKRRISEISQKLKSERALFNEALPIGVMVEMPAAVEIVDELLAEVDFLSVGTNDLIQYTLAVDRNNDVVQDLYRKFHPAIIRMIARVIKRAKHAGSSVSICGEMAADPLAAPLLLGLGLDEFSVVNSSIPELKKTISSCAIQDAEQLAARCLELPTTEKIEQTLKHFSVHNT from the coding sequence ATGAAAGGTACGGAACAAATTCATGAAAATGGGACTGATGCGAAAGTAGAAGAGCTGGTATTTCATGGACATGGTGCCTCAAAAGGAATTGCGATAGGCAACGCATTTGTTTTTAGACGAGAAAAAATCACACCTGAAAGTAGAACCCTCCCGAAATCGCAGGTTGAGCATGAACTTTCTCGTTTGCAAACCGCTCTTGAGCGGTCAGAAAAAGAATTGCGCAAAATTGAGGCCGTTACGGTAAGGAAATTGGGCGAGATCTTTTCAGATATTTTTTCTGCGCAAATCATGATGCTTCACGATGAGGTGCTGATTAGCCGAATTCGTGGACGAATTTGCGAGGAATTGCAATATGCCGATGCCATTGTCGACCAAGAAATTTCGATTTACCAAGAAATGATGCTGGCTTCCGACGACATGGCTTTTCGCGAGCGCGCAACAGATATTGAGGATTTAAAAGAGCGCATCATTCGAAATCTGCATTCAGGTTCTATTACTTCTCGCGTAGATGAAGATTCTATAGTCATTTCGAGCATGTTAACGCCTGCCGATGTGGTGCTTTTCAGCCGACAGAATGTGATGGGTTGTGCCACAGATGGCGGGGGTTTAACCTCACACGTTTCTTTGATTTGTCGTTCGTTGAACATTCCAATGGTTGTTGGCCTTCACAATATTTCCGAAAAAGTGCATACTGGGCAGCCCGTAATTCTCGATGGCATTTCGGGAACGGTGTTTGTGAATCCAACGCCTGAGCGCCTCGAGGAATATATGCGTCGCAAAGAACGCGTAGAGGAAATGGCTTCTCGCTTAACAGAGTTTGCGGAAAAAGATACATATACGAAGTGCGGAAAGCGTGTTCATATCTATTCGAACATCGATTTTAAAGAAGAGCTATCCGTCATGGAAAAGTACGGGTCCGAAGGAGTTGGGCTGTATCGTAGTGAAAGTCTTTTTGTCTCGCGGGGAAAAGCGCCCAGCGAAGAGGAACAGTATAATTACTATAAGGATTTGGCCGCGTGTCTTGCGCCAAAACCACTGACGATTCGCCTGTTTGATGTTGGCGGCGACAAGCTTTTGGTTTCTTCCTATAAAGAGCAAAATCCAAATTTGGGTTGGCGAGGCATTCGGGTTCTGATTGATGTGCCCGATATTTTGGAGAACCAAGTTCGTGCGATGCTTCGGGCAAATGTTCATGGGAACATAAAAATGCTTTTGCCCATGATTGCCTCAATGGAAGAAGTTTTTTTGATCAAAAGGCGCATCAGCGAAATTTCCCAAAAGCTAAAAAGTGAGAGGGCCTTGTTTAATGAGGCATTGCCGATTGGCGTAATGGTTGAAATGCCAGCTGCTGTGGAAATTGTGGACGAGCTTTTGGCTGAAGTCGATTTTCTGAGCGTTGGCACAAACGATCTGATTCAATATACCCTTGCGGTCGATCGCAACAACGACGTCGTGCAAGATTTGTATAGAAAATTTCATCCAGCGATTATTCGCATGATTGCACGTGTCATAAAGCGAGCCAAACACGCAGGAAGCAGTGTTTCTATTTGCGGAGAAATGGCTGCCGATCCGCTTGCAGCACCACTTTTGTTAGGGTTAGGATTGGACGAATTCAGCGTTGTGAATTCCAGCATTCCTGAGTTGAAAAAAACGATTTCCTCCTGTGCAATTCAAGATGCTGAGCAGCTTGCAGCGCGATGCTTGGAACTGCCAACAACGGAAAAAATTGAACAGACGCTAAAACACTTTAGCGTTCATAACACATAG
- a CDS encoding hemolysin family protein, whose amino-acid sequence MVAYFLLLFFSAFFSGTEAAFFTLDETKLKEQAKSDPSFHGLLKLLQNQKRVTTTLTIGNTMSNLSVFVVSIFLTDKIVRDYQVLPALAHSLNALISLLVVMLLGENLPKLLASIHPEKVSKLAAPFVLVGNIIFYPLSTIVIFLTKIFEKVTVRIKGMKSLSVSSLTNEEIKALAESGLERGELTDTEHLLIENILDFREQIVRKIMTPRADICAIDTEASWDELVELIRNKKISKIPLYEDDLDNILGVLHAKDLVKFTNAKRQLKPEDWHKNARPPIFVPETQRLDDLLKTFQKKHTQVAIVVDEYGGTSGIVTLDDIIQEILGELAATPPSQADYKQIGTDCYRFDARIPIEEAFEVLNLPIHHPNKESDYSDDFDTLGGFILNLCGGIPNEKQHIQYENLDIEIEKILGQRILSVIICTKQTSPPNPSQET is encoded by the coding sequence TTGGTTGCCTATTTTCTTCTGCTATTCTTTTCTGCTTTTTTTTCAGGAACAGAGGCCGCCTTTTTCACCTTAGATGAAACGAAACTGAAAGAACAGGCCAAAAGCGATCCATCTTTTCATGGCCTCCTTAAATTACTTCAAAATCAGAAACGGGTAACGACTACTCTTACCATCGGAAATACCATGAGCAACCTTTCTGTGTTTGTGGTTTCGATTTTTCTCACCGATAAAATTGTGAGGGACTATCAGGTTTTGCCAGCGCTTGCTCATAGCCTCAATGCACTAATTAGCTTACTCGTGGTTATGCTACTGGGGGAAAATCTGCCTAAACTTCTTGCATCTATTCATCCTGAAAAAGTCAGCAAGCTTGCAGCACCTTTTGTATTGGTTGGAAATATCATTTTTTATCCCCTTTCAACGATTGTTATTTTCCTGACAAAAATCTTTGAAAAAGTCACGGTTCGGATAAAAGGCATGAAATCGCTCTCGGTAAGCAGCTTAACCAACGAGGAAATCAAAGCGCTCGCTGAATCTGGCCTTGAGCGTGGAGAACTTACCGACACAGAACACCTACTCATTGAAAATATCTTGGACTTTCGCGAGCAAATCGTTCGAAAAATTATGACGCCTCGCGCGGATATCTGTGCCATTGACACAGAGGCTTCGTGGGATGAACTTGTTGAATTGATCCGAAATAAAAAAATATCCAAAATTCCGCTTTATGAAGATGACCTTGACAATATTTTGGGGGTGCTCCACGCCAAAGATCTTGTCAAATTCACAAACGCAAAGCGACAGCTGAAACCGGAAGATTGGCACAAAAATGCGCGCCCGCCGATTTTTGTCCCAGAAACCCAACGCTTAGATGATCTTTTAAAAACATTTCAAAAAAAACATACTCAAGTCGCCATTGTCGTCGACGAATATGGCGGGACATCAGGCATCGTGACGTTAGACGACATTATCCAGGAAATTTTGGGAGAACTTGCTGCCACACCACCTTCTCAAGCAGACTACAAACAAATTGGCACCGACTGCTACCGTTTTGATGCGCGCATTCCCATTGAAGAAGCTTTTGAAGTGCTCAATTTGCCAATTCACCACCCAAATAAAGAATCAGATTACAGCGACGATTTTGACACACTCGGCGGATTTATTTTGAATTTATGCGGTGGAATTCCAAACGAAAAACAGCACATCCAATACGAAAACCTTGATATTGAAATTGAAAAAATTCTAGGACAACGCATTTTAAGCGTCATTATTTGTACAAAGCAGACCTCTCCGCCAAATCCATCTCAAGAAACATGA